The Chitinophaga flava genome has a segment encoding these proteins:
- the xseA gene encoding exodeoxyribonuclease VII large subunit, with the protein MTASESIKLSALTGKIQQALSNVFGDETYWVVADVTNHSFYAQKGYHYFDLVEKDTSSSAIVAKVSAVAWGNGAIRIREFEYVTGQQFRNDIHVLVKVAVSYHQVHGLQITLLDIDTSFTIGMLEQQKQQTLQRLLTECSDFIRKVGDRYITRNSQLSFGAVIQKIAVITSGNSAGFQDFRHTLDYNRFGYKFQVDTYFTVVQGETKAELVQQRLIDVYMSGVPYDAVVIIRGGGAQTDFLLFDTFLLGRAVAKFPIPVITGIGHQKNETITDMMAHSPTKTPTKAAELIIAHNKSFEDAVSGLQQTILIKAQQLFSEHYKALSALNAAVINQSRTVLQHHREILHGYHSLVSHGSRSVLQQHQHALLNLSSGILSRPRIVMAAKQNELQHLVANIRSFNRLYTQNKRGQLAHYDTLFKLMSPVNILKRGFAIVYAGDKIINSALPVNPGSPITVRLHDASLEATVTAKTPHDGTGTDL; encoded by the coding sequence ATGACTGCATCCGAATCCATAAAACTCTCTGCGCTTACCGGCAAGATCCAGCAGGCCCTTTCCAATGTATTTGGAGATGAAACCTATTGGGTGGTGGCCGATGTAACCAATCATTCTTTCTATGCCCAGAAAGGGTATCATTATTTCGATCTGGTGGAAAAAGATACTTCCTCCAGCGCCATCGTGGCCAAAGTGTCTGCAGTGGCCTGGGGCAATGGTGCCATACGTATCCGGGAGTTTGAATATGTGACCGGCCAGCAGTTCAGGAATGATATTCATGTATTGGTGAAAGTGGCTGTCAGCTATCATCAGGTGCATGGCCTGCAGATTACTCTGCTCGATATCGATACCAGCTTTACCATTGGTATGCTGGAGCAGCAGAAACAACAGACCCTGCAAAGATTACTAACGGAATGTTCGGACTTTATCCGTAAGGTAGGCGATCGATATATTACACGAAACAGTCAATTATCCTTCGGGGCAGTCATTCAGAAAATCGCAGTCATTACTTCCGGAAACTCTGCGGGTTTTCAGGATTTCCGGCATACGCTGGATTATAATCGTTTTGGTTATAAGTTTCAGGTTGACACTTATTTTACTGTTGTACAGGGAGAAACAAAAGCAGAGCTGGTACAACAGCGGCTGATTGATGTGTATATGAGTGGTGTTCCTTATGATGCAGTGGTGATTATCCGCGGCGGTGGCGCGCAAACAGACTTCCTGTTATTTGACACTTTCCTGTTGGGCAGAGCTGTAGCCAAGTTTCCCATTCCTGTTATTACCGGTATCGGTCACCAGAAAAACGAGACCATCACCGATATGATGGCGCATAGTCCTACCAAAACGCCCACCAAGGCAGCAGAACTGATCATTGCACATAACAAATCTTTTGAGGATGCTGTGAGCGGATTGCAACAAACCATTCTGATCAAGGCTCAGCAACTCTTTTCAGAACATTACAAGGCCTTGTCGGCGTTGAATGCTGCCGTGATCAACCAGTCCCGTACCGTGTTACAGCATCACCGTGAAATATTACACGGATATCATAGTCTGGTGTCGCATGGCTCCCGTTCAGTATTGCAGCAGCATCAACATGCGTTGCTGAACCTGAGCAGCGGGATATTATCCCGGCCCCGGATAGTGATGGCAGCCAAACAAAACGAGCTGCAGCACCTGGTAGCCAACATCCGATCCTTTAACCGGCTGTATACGCAGAACAAACGCGGGCAGCTGGCACATTACGATACCTTATTTAAATTGATGAGTCCTGTTAATATACTGAAACGTGGCTTTGCCATTGTATATGCAGGCGATAAAATTATCAACAGCGCTCTTCCGGTAAATCCTGGCAGCCCCATTACAGTACGGCTGCACGATGCATCACTGGAAGCCACCGTTACAGCAAAAACACCGCATGATGGAACAGGAACTGACTTATGA
- the xseB gene encoding exodeoxyribonuclease VII small subunit, with protein MMEQELTYEAAYAELQEIAAEIENETVSVDVLAERVKRASLLIEFCQQKLRATEAEVNNIIKQMESKPGA; from the coding sequence ATGATGGAACAGGAACTGACTTATGAAGCCGCTTATGCTGAGCTGCAGGAGATTGCAGCAGAAATAGAAAATGAAACCGTTTCAGTAGATGTACTGGCAGAAAGAGTAAAACGGGCTTCCCTGTTGATAGAGTTCTGTCAGCAAAAGCTGAGGGCCACGGAAGCGGAGGTCAACAATATTATCAAACAAATGGAAAGCAAGCCGGGAGCTTAA
- a CDS encoding endonuclease/exonuclease/phosphatase family protein: MIRRGLLWLSLCLAVTCTYAQSKQYKVVNIGFYNLENFYDTTHQQGVNDYEFLPQGQKRYTGEVYLDKVKNLASVIKDIGTNISPEGLTILGVAEIETRGVLEDLTQHPLLKDRGYEIVHYNSPDARGVDVGLLYNPRHFKVEHSAPLPVELPADAAGNRHKTRDVLWVKGNLDGQTLHVLVNHWPSRLGGEAASAPLRAIAANVCRTLIDSVLQQEPDANIVVMGDLNDNPTNESLTRVLKAGGDQQKLKAGELFNPWVSFYNKGIGTLAYQDAWALFDQIVISQNLLSKKEGQFRFYKANIFKRDDMIQTSGRYKGYPKRTYDFDNYAGGFSDHFPTFISLIKAIE, from the coding sequence ATGATCAGAAGAGGATTATTATGGCTATCTCTGTGCTTGGCCGTGACCTGCACCTATGCTCAAAGCAAACAGTATAAAGTAGTCAACATCGGGTTTTATAACCTGGAAAACTTTTACGACACTACCCATCAGCAAGGGGTAAACGATTATGAATTTCTGCCGCAGGGACAGAAACGATATACCGGTGAAGTATATCTTGACAAGGTTAAAAACCTCGCCAGCGTAATAAAAGATATTGGCACCAACATTTCTCCGGAAGGACTGACTATTCTTGGCGTAGCGGAAATAGAGACCCGTGGCGTGCTGGAAGATCTTACACAACACCCGTTATTAAAAGACCGTGGTTATGAAATCGTGCACTATAATTCTCCTGATGCCAGAGGCGTAGATGTAGGACTCCTGTATAATCCCCGGCATTTTAAGGTGGAACACAGTGCTCCCCTGCCGGTAGAACTCCCTGCAGATGCGGCCGGCAACCGTCATAAAACAAGAGATGTATTGTGGGTAAAAGGTAACCTCGACGGACAAACGTTGCACGTGCTGGTAAACCACTGGCCTTCCAGACTGGGTGGTGAAGCGGCTTCCGCGCCATTGCGCGCTATTGCAGCAAATGTCTGTCGTACACTTATTGACTCCGTGTTGCAGCAGGAACCCGATGCCAATATCGTAGTGATGGGTGACCTCAATGACAACCCTACCAATGAAAGCCTTACCCGCGTGCTGAAAGCCGGCGGTGATCAGCAAAAGCTGAAAGCCGGTGAACTTTTCAATCCATGGGTATCTTTCTACAACAAAGGTATCGGCACCCTCGCCTATCAGGATGCCTGGGCATTATTCGACCAGATCGTCATCTCCCAGAATCTGTTGTCAAAAAAAGAAGGACAGTTCCGTTTTTATAAAGCCAATATTTTTAAACGGGATGATATGATACAGACCAGTGGCCGTTATAAGGGCTATCCCAAACGGACCTACGATTTTGATAACTATGCGGGTGGTTTCTCCGATCACTTCCCGACATTCATCTCTTTGATAAAAGCAATTGAATAA
- a CDS encoding TonB-dependent receptor: protein MNRSARIFSKRLFTGISLLLAAPGVFSQVKKDSVAALELKEDIRSNIPVIVLDENDADNNAGSSGQSISSILYGGRDPYYSGVFNFNAARFKLRGYDASYFDTYINGAPVKNLTNGYTAWSLWGGLNDVMRSRITSIGLRPIDFAYGDIGGANYIDTRASKQSKELSVGYAQSNRNYNNRVMASWSTGLMSNGWAFSVAGSFRYAGQGYVDGTFYNGASYFASIDKKINKHHLLSFTTFGTPTVYGGQTAATQEMYDLAGSNFYNPSWGYQQGKKRSANYSSNFQPYFILNHEWTIDNKSSLKTTGSYSFGDRTRTALDWYNAPDPRPDYYRNLPSYATDDATRQLLTGIFTNDVNARQINWDNLYEVNRHSIGKDGLRSRYILEDRITATQKGNFNSVYNTLLDKNIEFTAGISYNVQQDHNFKRVNDLLGGDYYLNLNQFAERDFPGSSQMNQNDLDDPNRVLKKNDKFGYDYTLNLNEAKAFMQTVFKYNHFDFFLSGAYSSTSMWRTGNVRNGLYPDNSKGKSTVYTFINYAAKGGITWKIDGRNYLFANGSYATRAPFVESVFTSPRIRNTAQNDVRSEQIIDVEAGYVLNWEKLKFRLNGYYTNFKDGMDVLSYYDDSYQNFVNYALSNIGKEHYGIEIGLEAPLYKGLSVKAAANIGRYYYNTRQNAVVTVDNSATVLANETVYSKNYRIGQTPQEAYTVGLNYQGKKSWFVNLNVNYFDQMWVSMNPIRRTERATNGVEPGSDLWKSILAQEQLSGQTTVDIFGGKTFRIKTGKIRSTLVFTAGVNNLLNNQKMITGGFEQLRFDYTDKNVNKFPAKYYYAYGLNYFASLALRM, encoded by the coding sequence ATGAATAGATCTGCTAGGATTTTTTCCAAAAGACTGTTTACGGGAATAAGCTTGCTGCTTGCTGCTCCCGGCGTTTTTTCCCAGGTGAAGAAAGACAGTGTGGCAGCACTGGAGCTAAAGGAAGATATCAGGAGCAACATCCCCGTAATTGTATTGGACGAGAATGATGCTGACAACAATGCCGGTTCATCCGGACAAAGCATCTCCTCCATCCTTTATGGCGGCCGTGATCCTTATTATTCCGGCGTATTTAATTTTAATGCGGCCCGCTTTAAATTACGCGGTTATGATGCTTCCTACTTTGATACCTATATCAATGGAGCGCCTGTTAAAAATCTCACCAACGGCTATACGGCCTGGAGTTTATGGGGTGGTCTCAATGATGTGATGCGCAGCCGTATCACCAGCATTGGCCTGCGTCCTATCGATTTTGCCTACGGCGATATCGGTGGAGCCAACTACATCGACACCCGTGCATCCAAACAAAGCAAAGAGCTGAGTGTAGGTTATGCACAATCCAACCGCAACTACAACAACCGTGTAATGGCCAGCTGGTCTACCGGTCTGATGTCCAACGGATGGGCCTTTTCCGTAGCCGGTTCTTTCCGCTACGCCGGCCAGGGTTATGTAGATGGTACTTTTTATAACGGTGCTTCCTACTTCGCATCCATCGACAAAAAAATCAACAAACATCACCTGCTGTCATTCACTACCTTCGGTACGCCCACCGTTTATGGTGGACAAACCGCGGCCACACAGGAAATGTATGACCTCGCAGGTTCCAATTTCTACAATCCTTCCTGGGGTTATCAACAGGGTAAAAAAAGAAGTGCCAACTATTCCAGCAACTTCCAACCTTATTTTATCCTCAACCACGAATGGACCATCGATAATAAAAGCAGCCTGAAAACAACAGGTTCCTACTCTTTTGGTGACCGTACCCGCACCGCGCTGGACTGGTACAACGCTCCGGACCCACGCCCGGATTACTACCGCAACTTACCCAGCTACGCCACCGATGACGCTACCCGTCAGCTGCTCACCGGTATCTTTACTAACGATGTAAATGCACGCCAGATCAACTGGGACAACTTATACGAAGTAAACCGTCACAGCATTGGCAAAGATGGTCTGCGTTCCCGTTATATTCTGGAAGACAGAATTACCGCTACACAAAAAGGTAATTTCAACTCCGTTTATAATACCCTGCTGGATAAAAATATTGAGTTCACCGCAGGTATCTCTTATAATGTACAACAGGACCACAACTTCAAAAGAGTAAATGATCTGCTGGGTGGTGATTATTATCTCAACCTGAACCAGTTTGCTGAAAGGGACTTCCCGGGCAGCAGCCAGATGAATCAGAACGATCTGGACGATCCTAACCGTGTACTGAAAAAGAATGATAAATTCGGTTACGACTATACGTTGAACCTCAACGAAGCCAAAGCCTTTATGCAAACGGTCTTCAAATACAACCACTTCGACTTTTTCCTCTCCGGCGCTTATTCTTCCACTTCCATGTGGAGAACCGGTAATGTACGTAATGGTCTGTATCCTGATAATTCCAAAGGCAAGTCTACCGTTTACACCTTTATCAACTACGCTGCCAAAGGTGGTATCACCTGGAAAATAGATGGCCGCAACTATCTGTTCGCCAACGGCTCTTACGCTACCCGCGCACCTTTCGTGGAAAGTGTGTTCACCTCTCCGCGTATACGTAACACTGCCCAGAACGATGTTCGTTCCGAACAGATCATTGATGTGGAAGCTGGTTATGTGCTCAACTGGGAAAAGCTGAAGTTCCGTCTCAATGGTTATTATACCAACTTCAAAGATGGTATGGACGTGCTGAGCTACTACGACGACAGCTACCAGAACTTTGTGAACTATGCGCTTTCCAATATCGGTAAAGAACATTATGGTATCGAGATCGGTCTGGAAGCACCGCTGTACAAAGGTTTGAGCGTTAAAGCTGCTGCCAACATCGGACGCTACTACTACAATACCCGTCAGAATGCAGTGGTAACTGTAGACAACAGCGCTACCGTACTGGCCAACGAAACCGTTTATTCCAAAAACTATCGCATCGGCCAGACACCGCAGGAAGCATATACTGTAGGACTCAACTATCAGGGTAAAAAATCCTGGTTCGTGAACCTTAACGTAAACTACTTCGATCAGATGTGGGTGAGCATGAACCCTATCAGACGTACAGAACGCGCTACCAATGGTGTTGAGCCTGGTTCCGATCTGTGGAAGAGCATCCTCGCACAGGAACAACTGTCAGGTCAAACAACCGTAGACATCTTCGGTGGTAAAACCTTCCGTATCAAAACCGGCAAAATCAGATCTACACTGGTATTCACCGCAGGTGTCAACAATCTGCTGAATAATCAGAAAATGATTACCGGTGGTTTTGAACAGCTGCGTTTCGACTACACCGATAAGAACGTGAATAAATTCCCTGCCAAGTATTATTATGCATATGGCCTGAACTACTTTGCTAGTCTGGCTTTGCGCATGTAA
- a CDS encoding DUF5689 domain-containing protein, whose amino-acid sequence MNKLYKQFVQFSGAMLMLALVVAGCKKTFDEPPYKDGNPDLKVTNTLAELQAMYKGAPVDITNDIVLSGVVIGDDKSGNLFKQIVIQDNTAGINIQLDASNLNAKYPIGRRVFIKAKGLTLGAYGGLLELGYGVNDSKQPVRIPQALIDSFLVGGSAGNVVAPLELALDQLNGKYQNMLVKIKKAQVSVADTSKTFGDPTKGQAYVSISVQDTTKGSLVIRTSSYANFAATKAPKGSGELTGIYTIFNADNQLVIRDVTDVAKMTGARNEPVVPPATNIELKTSPLLINFDDIATELPIGVTVRASASATYLGNDSIAAFKKAPLKWTDVAFGFKNFASGTDMTLDSAKQSAATNRALGVRQTGSVEAGVAFVFEIKNTTGKKNLKMSFKLQSLDASSARVTTWAVDYGTGDTPTSFTTANAVGTMTTGGSTAASNTVTVDFGSALDNNSNKVYIRIVTLGKTLNSGNRASSAIDDVQFSWN is encoded by the coding sequence ATGAATAAATTGTATAAACAATTCGTACAATTCTCCGGTGCAATGCTGATGCTGGCCCTGGTTGTTGCCGGTTGTAAAAAAACTTTTGACGAACCACCCTATAAAGATGGTAATCCTGATCTGAAAGTAACCAATACCCTGGCTGAACTGCAGGCGATGTACAAAGGCGCTCCTGTAGACATCACCAATGATATAGTGTTGTCTGGTGTGGTAATCGGTGACGACAAATCCGGAAACCTGTTCAAACAGATCGTTATCCAGGATAACACTGCTGGTATCAACATCCAGCTGGATGCCTCCAACCTGAATGCTAAATATCCTATCGGCCGCAGAGTATTCATCAAAGCCAAAGGCCTGACCCTGGGCGCTTACGGCGGTTTGCTGGAACTGGGTTATGGTGTGAATGATTCCAAACAACCCGTACGTATTCCGCAGGCACTGATTGACAGTTTCCTGGTAGGTGGTAGCGCCGGTAACGTAGTTGCTCCGCTGGAACTGGCCCTGGACCAGCTGAACGGCAAATACCAGAACATGCTGGTGAAAATCAAAAAAGCACAGGTATCAGTTGCAGATACCAGCAAAACTTTCGGTGATCCAACAAAAGGACAGGCTTATGTAAGCATCAGTGTTCAGGATACTACCAAAGGCAGCCTGGTAATCCGCACTAGCAGCTATGCCAACTTCGCTGCTACTAAAGCACCTAAAGGCAGTGGTGAACTGACTGGTATCTATACCATCTTCAACGCAGACAATCAGCTGGTAATCCGCGATGTGACTGACGTCGCTAAAATGACTGGTGCTCGTAACGAGCCAGTTGTTCCTCCGGCTACTAACATTGAGCTGAAAACATCTCCGTTACTGATCAATTTTGATGATATCGCAACTGAACTGCCAATAGGCGTTACTGTTAGAGCCAGTGCGTCTGCTACTTATCTTGGTAATGATTCTATCGCTGCTTTCAAGAAAGCTCCTTTGAAATGGACTGACGTAGCTTTCGGATTTAAGAATTTTGCTTCCGGAACAGATATGACTTTGGACTCGGCTAAACAGTCAGCAGCTACAAACCGTGCACTTGGTGTTCGTCAGACCGGATCAGTAGAGGCGGGTGTTGCATTTGTATTTGAAATCAAAAACACTACAGGTAAAAAGAACCTGAAAATGAGCTTTAAACTGCAGTCACTGGATGCTTCCAGCGCGCGTGTGACTACCTGGGCTGTAGACTACGGTACCGGTGATACACCTACGTCCTTCACTACTGCTAACGCTGTAGGCACAATGACTACCGGTGGTTCTACCGCTGCTAGTAACACTGTGACCGTTGATTTCGGTAGCGCATTGGATAACAATAGTAATAAAGTATATATCCGTATTGTTACGCTGGGTAAAACCTTAAACTCTGGAAACAGAGCATCTTCTGCTATCGATGATGTGCAGTTCTCCTGGAATTAA
- a CDS encoding DNA/RNA non-specific endonuclease, translating into MRINFRLLATYIALLLIVACAKDDIRKSAPGTAGKPDTIVVNPPVTPTEPGAVPGDNGHLLLGNPTDAKSDLVLLENYLMDQQYFMEAYSKNDGIPVWVSWHLQAEDCPGTIDRSNDFRSDINLPKGWYQVLASSYAGSVTGFDRGHNCPSGDRTATKPANSATFLMTNMIPQAASLNQIPWANMEDFIRQTVKNGNEAFIVMGSYGKGGRGDKQTAFVETLDDGRITVPKQVWKVVVIIPKGTNDLARVDANATVIAVDMPNDNTLYTGSGKTTAWKDYVCTVETLEAKAKAAGVPLDLFKKLPESVRTQLKKKLYK; encoded by the coding sequence ATGAGAATTAACTTTAGACTGCTAGCGACCTATATCGCTCTGCTACTGATCGTTGCCTGTGCCAAGGATGACATCCGCAAATCCGCTCCCGGTACGGCCGGCAAACCAGACACCATTGTCGTAAATCCACCTGTAACACCTACTGAACCAGGCGCTGTTCCTGGTGATAATGGACACCTGTTGCTGGGTAATCCAACAGATGCAAAATCAGATCTTGTTCTCCTTGAGAACTACCTGATGGATCAACAGTATTTTATGGAAGCTTATAGTAAAAACGACGGTATCCCCGTTTGGGTAAGCTGGCATCTGCAGGCTGAAGATTGCCCAGGAACTATTGATCGTTCTAATGATTTCAGATCAGACATCAATCTTCCTAAGGGCTGGTACCAGGTATTGGCCTCCAGCTACGCCGGTAGCGTAACAGGTTTTGATCGCGGCCACAACTGCCCTTCAGGCGACCGCACTGCCACTAAACCTGCCAACAGCGCTACTTTCCTGATGACCAACATGATTCCGCAGGCTGCTTCACTCAACCAGATACCCTGGGCTAATATGGAAGATTTTATCCGTCAGACTGTTAAAAACGGTAATGAAGCTTTCATCGTTATGGGTTCTTATGGCAAAGGCGGACGCGGAGACAAACAAACTGCTTTCGTGGAAACACTGGACGATGGCAGGATTACAGTACCCAAACAAGTATGGAAAGTAGTAGTGATCATTCCTAAAGGTACCAATGACCTGGCTCGTGTAGACGCTAATGCTACTGTAATCGCTGTAGATATGCCGAACGACAACACACTCTATACCGGCTCCGGAAAAACTACTGCATGGAAAGACTATGTCTGCACTGTAGAAACACTGGAAGCCAAAGCCAAAGCGGCCGGCGTTCCACTGGACCTGTTTAAGAAACTGCCCGAAAGCGTAAGAACACAGCTGAAGAAAAAGCTGTACAAATAA
- a CDS encoding BamA/TamA family outer membrane protein: MIRKLLLLLFVGCSYKALAQQDTVPRSGTDTTVHNGLYQRILHYLQHTNEERKHKKVDLSFIGGPVYTPETSAGIAVMVAAQYRTDRADSLLPVSNVAVFGSVSLTGFYGIGINNTTIFPKDRFRMSIRASFSSRPDKYWGIGYDAGSDKNHYTKYLLLTEKFQSDFSINLSNKFYAGASIHIQNAQARDIDTAGGKPLMQPDNVFGMGIGPFVVYDTRDFIPNPSRGMFARVGYRFYPSFLGNKTVFSKLELQYDWYHRLWRGAIVATDIYAEQQNGDVPWNLLSQAGGTNRLRGYYEGRFRDRNYLTGQAELRQRIYRRSGCVLWVGGGNVFPRFNELSLSETLISYGIGYRWEFKNRVNIRLDYGRGRDQSGFYFGINEVF; encoded by the coding sequence ATGATAAGAAAACTCTTACTTCTGCTATTTGTTGGTTGCAGTTATAAGGCACTGGCCCAACAAGATACTGTTCCTCGGAGCGGTACCGACACAACAGTCCACAATGGGCTGTACCAACGCATTCTACACTATCTGCAACATACCAATGAAGAAAGGAAACATAAAAAAGTAGATCTCAGCTTTATCGGTGGGCCTGTATATACACCGGAAACCAGTGCCGGCATTGCTGTAATGGTAGCCGCACAATACCGTACCGACCGGGCAGACAGCTTGTTGCCTGTTTCCAATGTAGCTGTTTTCGGTTCCGTATCCCTCACCGGCTTTTATGGCATCGGTATCAACAATACCACCATCTTCCCTAAAGACCGTTTCCGCATGAGCATCAGAGCCTCTTTCAGCTCACGCCCCGACAAATACTGGGGTATTGGCTATGACGCCGGTTCCGACAAAAATCATTATACCAAATACCTGTTGCTTACAGAGAAGTTTCAGTCAGACTTCAGTATCAACCTGAGCAATAAATTTTATGCAGGTGCCAGTATACATATACAAAACGCACAGGCCAGAGATATTGACACAGCAGGAGGCAAACCGCTCATGCAGCCCGACAATGTTTTCGGCATGGGCATAGGTCCATTTGTAGTGTATGATACACGGGACTTCATCCCTAACCCCTCCAGAGGCATGTTTGCAAGAGTAGGCTACCGCTTCTACCCTTCCTTTCTGGGTAACAAAACTGTTTTCTCCAAACTGGAACTACAGTATGACTGGTACCATCGTTTGTGGCGTGGTGCTATTGTTGCTACTGATATCTATGCAGAACAACAAAATGGCGACGTCCCCTGGAACCTGCTGTCACAGGCTGGCGGCACCAACCGGCTACGTGGTTATTATGAAGGCCGTTTCCGCGACCGTAACTATCTCACAGGCCAGGCAGAGCTACGGCAGCGTATCTACCGCCGCAGCGGCTGTGTATTATGGGTGGGCGGCGGCAATGTATTCCCGCGCTTCAATGAACTGAGCTTGAGTGAAACACTGATCAGCTACGGGATTGGTTATCGGTGGGAATTCAAAAACCGGGTGAATATACGCCTGGACTATGGCCGCGGCAGAGACCAATCCGGCTTTTACTTTGGCATCAACGAAGTATTCTGA
- a CDS encoding HPP family protein — protein MQITKRGLRSSGASKKIRKITVHRGIRIARYVVYRETLIDKKNIYWSFIGAFIGIASIGLLSYYYMAIKDNLFLIGSFGASAILIYGHTQSPLAQPRNLVGGHILSAIIGVTVRYLIPWPEWEWLACSLAVALSLIAMQITKTVHPPGGATALLAIAGSPAIRKLGFWYVLSPVASGVAILLVVAVAVNNMTDIRKYPDKGKWF, from the coding sequence ATGCAAATAACAAAAAGAGGTCTTCGCTCATCAGGAGCATCAAAAAAAATCAGAAAAATCACAGTTCATAGGGGCATACGCATCGCGCGTTATGTGGTGTACCGGGAAACCCTGATTGACAAAAAAAATATCTATTGGTCATTTATAGGAGCCTTTATAGGCATAGCTTCCATCGGGTTGCTCAGTTATTATTATATGGCTATAAAGGATAATCTTTTCCTGATAGGCTCTTTCGGGGCATCAGCTATTTTGATCTACGGGCATACACAAAGTCCGTTGGCACAGCCGCGTAACCTGGTTGGCGGGCATATCCTGAGTGCCATCATCGGCGTAACAGTACGGTATCTCATTCCCTGGCCGGAGTGGGAGTGGCTGGCTTGTTCGCTGGCGGTGGCTTTGTCCCTGATTGCGATGCAGATAACCAAAACAGTACATCCGCCGGGCGGCGCGACAGCCTTGTTGGCCATCGCTGGTTCGCCCGCTATCCGGAAGCTCGGATTCTGGTATGTATTATCTCCTGTAGCGAGTGGTGTCGCTATCCTGTTGGTGGTAGCGGTGGCAGTCAATAATATGACCGATATCCGGAAATACCCTGATAAAGGCAAATGGTTTTAA